In one Aquila chrysaetos chrysaetos chromosome 24, bAquChr1.4, whole genome shotgun sequence genomic region, the following are encoded:
- the SET gene encoding protein SET gives MSAPAAKVSKKELNSNHDGADETSEKEQQEAIEHIDEVQNEIDRLNEQASEEILKVEQKYNKLRQPFFQKRSELIAKIPNFWVTTFVNHPQVSALLGEEDEEALHYLTRVEVTEFEDIKSGYRIDFYFDENPYFENKVLSKEFHLNESGDPSSKSTEIKWKSGKDLTKRSSQTQNKASRKRQHEEPESFFTWFTDHSDAGADELGEVIKDDIWPNPLQYYLVPDMDDEEGEGEEDDDDDEEEEGLEDIDEEGDEDEGEEDEDDDEGEEGEEDEGEDD, from the exons ATGTCGGCGCCGGCGGCCAAAGTCAGTAAGAAGGAGCTGAACTCCAACCACGATGGGGCCGACGAGACCTCAG aaaaagagcaaCAGGAAGCAATTGAACACATTGATGAAGTACAGAATGAAATAGACag ACTGAATGAACAAGCCAGCGAGGAAATTTTGAAAGTAGAACAGAAATACAACAAACTCCGCCAACCATTCTTCCAGAAGAGGTCAGAATTGATCGCCAAAATCCCAAATTTCTGGGTAACAACATTTGTCAACCACCCACAAG TATCTGCACTGCTGGGAGAAGAAGATGAGGAAGCACTGCATTATTTGACCAGAGTTGAGGTGACAGAATTTGAAGACATCAAATCAGGTTACAGAATAGATTTT TATTTTGATGAGAATccatactttgaaaataaagttctcTCCAAAGAGTTTCACCTCAATGAAAGTGGAGATCCATCTTCAAAATCAACTGAGATCAAATGGAAATCTGGGAAG GATCTGACAAAACGTTCAAGCCAGACACAGAACAAAGCCAGTAGGAAGAGGCAGCATGAAGAGCCAGAAAGCTTCTTTACCTGGTTCACTGACCACTCTGATGCAGGGGCTGATGAACTAGGAGAAGTCATCAAGGATGACATCTGGCCAAATCCATTACAGTACTACTTG GTTCCTGATATGGATGAcgaagaaggggagggagaggaggatgatgatgatgatgaagaggaagaaggattGGAGGATATTGATGAAGAAGGAGATGAAGATGAGggggaggaagatgaagatgatgatgagggagaggaaggagag GAGGATGAAGGAGAAGATGACTAA